The following are encoded together in the Coffea arabica cultivar ET-39 chromosome 1c, Coffea Arabica ET-39 HiFi, whole genome shotgun sequence genome:
- the LOC113714861 gene encoding casein kinase 1-like protein 10, with the protein MDHVVGGKFKLGRKIGSGSFGELYLGVNIQNGEEVAIKLESVKTKHPQLHYESKIYMLLQGGTGIPNLKWFGVEGEYNVMVIDLLGPSLEDLFNYCNRKFSLKTVLMLADQLINRVEYMHSRGFLHRDIKPDNFLMGLGRKANQVYIIDFGLAKKYRDLQTHKHIPYRENKNLTGTARYASVNTHLGVEQSRRDDLESLGYVLMYFLRGSLPWQGLKAGTKKQKYDKISEKKMLTPIEVLCKSHPSEFISYFHYCRSLRFEDKPDYSYLKRLFRDLFIREGYQFDYVFDWTILKYPQIGASSRGRNPSGSAGMNAGPSAERPGRTSVGQDIRDRFSGAVEAFSRRNASSSGRHAEHSRHRSDDIPSSKDVQPDSERGRASRNGSSSKRAAVSSSRPSSSGEPTDSRSSRLVSSSGRLSTTQRLQPGIEPKSASFSRAGVTKGTRDDPLRSFEFLSIRK; encoded by the exons ATGGATCATGTGGTTGGTGGTAAGTTTAAGCTGGGGAGGAAAATTGGGAGCGGCTCTTTTGGTGAGCTTTATCTAG GTGTCAATATACAGAACGGAGAAGAAGTGGCTATCAAGCTG GAATCTGTGAAGACCAAGCACCCTCAACTTCACTATGAGTCTAAAATATACATGCTTCTACAAGGAGGAA CTGGGATTCCCAACCTGAAATGGTTTGGAGTTGAGGGCGAGTACAATGTGATGGTTATTGACCTTCTTGGGCCAAGTTTGGAAGACCTCTTTAATTACTGCAATAGGAAGTTCTCCCTGAAAACAGTATTGATGCTTGCAGATCAGCTG ATTAATAGAGTTGAATACATGCACTCAAGAGGATTTCTTCATCGTGATATTAAGCCTGACAACTTTTTGATGGGCTTAGGGCGCAAAGCAAACCAG GTTTACATCATTGACTTTGGCTTAGCCAAGAAATATAGGGATTTGCAGACTCACAAGCACATACCATACAG AGAGAACAAGAACCTCACAGGCACGGCTCGATATGCTAGTGTTAACACACACCTAGGAGTTG AACAAAGCAGGAGGGATGATCTGGAATCTCTTGGCTATGTACTTATGTACTTTCTGAGAGGAAG CCTTCCTTGGCAGGGTCTGAAAGCTGGCACCAAAAAGCAAAAATATGACAAGATTAGTGAGAAGAAGATGCTAACCCCTATTGAG GTCCTATGCAAATCACATCCATCAGAGTTCATATCATACTTCCATTATTGCCGATCATTACGTTTTGAAGACAAACCAGATTACTCATATTTGAAGAGGCTTTTCCGAGACTTATTTATCCGTGAAG GTTACCAATTTGACTATGTTTTTGATTGGACGATATTGAAGTATCCTCAAATTGGTGCTAGTTCTAGAGGAAGG AATCCTAGTGGGTCTGCTGGAATGAATGCTGGACCATCTGCAGAGAGACCAGGAAGGACATCGG TTGGGCAAGATATTCGAGATAGATTCTCTGGTGCTGTGGAAGCTTTTTCTAGACGAAATGCTTCTAGTTCTGGTCGGCATGCTGAGCACTCAAGGCACAGATCAGACGATATACCTTCATCTAAGGATGTG CAACCTGATTCAGAAAGAGGGCGAGCTTCACGAAATGGCAGTTCGTCAAAAAGAGCTGCCGTTTCAAGCAGCAGACCAAGCTCCTCTGGTGAGCCCACTGACAGCCGCTCAAGCAGACTAGTGTCAAGCAGTGGTCGACTGTCAACCACGCAAAGACTTCAACCTGGGATTGAACCCAAATCAGCGTCATTTTCACGTGCTGGAGTCACAAAGGGCACTCGTGATGATCCTCTCCGTAGCTTTGAGTTTCTCTCAATCAGGAAGTGA